A region of Natribaculum luteum DNA encodes the following proteins:
- a CDS encoding HalOD1 output domain-containing protein encodes MSDTQDRPTQDGYDDLLLAIVDALEAEGFDLESNRLYDFIDPDVLEQLLESATGPVTVTFTADEYQVTVTPTTVIVSEQASTTTDSQ; translated from the coding sequence ACACAGGATCGACCAACGCAAGATGGATATGACGACCTCCTCCTCGCAATTGTGGATGCACTCGAGGCCGAAGGGTTCGACCTCGAGTCCAATCGTCTCTATGACTTCATCGATCCAGATGTCCTCGAACAACTTCTCGAGTCAGCAACCGGGCCAGTGACGGTCACGTTTACGGCAGACGAGTATCAGGTGACCGTCACACCCACGACAGTAATCGTTTCTGAGCAGGCCAGTACAACTACAGACAGCCAGTGA
- a CDS encoding CapA family protein: MASDSFTFAATGDAIIAPSVSKPENVERFDDLLNVLRTADAAVTQVEPVLLNQETPHAALRQVTDQYQYLAPFPGALIGTSPDVLDELTEMGLNLFTAASNHSLDFGERGLRTTFSAMRTRDVTFAGIGRDLTEASSPSYLDTDAGRVGLLNATTSIPPGGEARVSTPGFDGTCGVNPLHVEWTYRMSPEHLEQLRTIASHTGIDQVKGEWLRRENSDWQTDDAYYFMQMRCAPTTEAQPPGIYHSLHERDRKTLLLGIEEATATADWVVVALHSHQARAGNRNTKEIPQFLQQFAHECVETGADTVVVTGPHALRGVEIHRERPIFYSLGNFFFHEDVIHRVPDSLDQTVDSTVPDVRGEDASSESDSTVAHDAENWMSIVPRCEFAPSGTLVDITLHPCTLHPQSPHSPQGTPTLATGDEARDILNTVAERSAAFGTTIHIEEETGVIDIP, from the coding sequence ATGGCATCTGATTCGTTCACCTTCGCTGCAACGGGAGACGCGATTATCGCACCGTCGGTCTCCAAACCGGAAAACGTGGAGCGATTTGACGATCTTCTCAACGTGCTCCGTACTGCCGATGCTGCAGTCACTCAAGTGGAACCTGTCCTATTGAACCAGGAGACCCCTCACGCAGCCTTACGACAGGTGACCGATCAGTACCAGTACCTTGCACCATTCCCAGGCGCTCTCATAGGAACTAGCCCTGACGTCCTTGACGAACTAACCGAAATGGGCCTCAACCTGTTCACAGCTGCGTCGAATCACTCCCTTGATTTCGGGGAACGAGGACTTCGAACGACCTTCTCTGCGATGCGCACGCGGGACGTAACGTTTGCAGGGATCGGACGGGACCTAACAGAGGCGAGTTCTCCCAGCTATCTGGACACCGACGCTGGCCGCGTCGGCCTCCTTAATGCGACGACGAGTATCCCTCCTGGTGGGGAGGCACGTGTCTCAACGCCCGGATTCGACGGTACGTGCGGCGTCAATCCGCTTCACGTGGAGTGGACGTATCGAATGTCACCCGAACATCTCGAACAACTACGGACAATCGCTTCCCACACCGGGATCGATCAGGTCAAAGGAGAGTGGCTCCGGCGCGAAAACTCCGACTGGCAGACCGACGATGCGTACTACTTCATGCAGATGCGGTGTGCCCCAACGACGGAGGCGCAGCCACCAGGTATCTATCATTCTCTTCACGAACGCGATCGCAAGACACTCCTTTTGGGTATCGAGGAGGCAACTGCCACTGCTGACTGGGTTGTTGTAGCCCTTCACTCTCATCAGGCCAGAGCTGGGAACCGAAATACAAAGGAGATACCTCAGTTCCTCCAGCAGTTTGCCCACGAATGTGTCGAGACAGGCGCCGACACAGTCGTCGTGACCGGACCACACGCGCTCCGTGGGGTGGAAATCCATCGGGAAAGACCGATCTTCTATTCCTTGGGGAACTTCTTCTTCCACGAGGACGTCATTCATCGGGTTCCAGATTCCCTCGACCAGACAGTCGACTCCACTGTGCCGGACGTGCGTGGGGAAGATGCCTCTTCGGAGTCGGACTCGACAGTCGCACACGATGCGGAGAACTGGATGTCTATCGTCCCACGATGCGAATTCGCACCGTCAGGGACGCTTGTAGACATAACACTACATCCATGTACCCTCCACCCCCAGTCACCCCATTCGCCGCAAGGGACACCAACTCTCGCAACTGGTGACGAGGCCCGTGACATCCTCAACACTGTCGCTGAACGTTCCGCGGCGTTCGGGACTACTATCCATATCGAGGAGGAGACAGGCGTGATAGATATCCCATAG